A single window of Paracoccus albus DNA harbors:
- a CDS encoding UDP-N-acetylmuramoyl-L-alanyl-D-glutamate--2,6-diaminopimelate ligase codes for MSDGAKRLSRLGLNAIGGRDPDVTGISVDSRTVKAGHLFAALPGSAIHGAEFIQYALRMDAGAVLTDAAGAAIAADVLRGWDGALVVAEDPRQALAGAAALWFGRQPEKIVAVTGTSGKTSVANFTRQIWQALGAKAISLGTMGVQGDYEAKLAHTTPEPVTLHRILAAAADAGVTNVAMEASSHGLDQRRLDGVRVMASAFTNFSQDHLDYHAGFDEYFAAKALLFNHILDAGDAAVINVDGERGRQMADIARDRELNLTTIGTAEGCDFRILGQRFDATGQQLRFSIAEQTHLVRLNLIGGFQAENVLAAAGLAIASGDHPDAVIETLQHLETVRGRMQLVAQRENGAAVFVDYAHKPGAVIAALKSLRPHVMGRIVVVLGAGGDRDKGKRPLMGQAAREHGDVVFVTDDNPRTEDPAAIRAEVMAGVGPDAVEVGDRAEAILRGVDALQPGDALLIAGKGHETGQIVGSDVFPFDDAEQASVAVAALDGKI; via the coding sequence ATGAGCGATGGCGCAAAGCGGCTTTCCCGACTGGGTCTGAACGCAATTGGAGGACGGGACCCGGATGTCACCGGAATCTCGGTCGACAGCCGCACTGTAAAGGCGGGCCATCTGTTCGCGGCACTGCCGGGCTCTGCGATACACGGCGCGGAATTCATTCAATACGCGCTGCGCATGGATGCAGGTGCCGTTCTTACCGATGCCGCAGGCGCGGCGATTGCAGCCGATGTGCTGCGCGGCTGGGACGGCGCGCTTGTCGTGGCCGAAGACCCGAGGCAGGCGCTTGCCGGTGCAGCTGCGCTCTGGTTCGGACGGCAGCCGGAAAAGATCGTCGCTGTTACCGGCACCTCTGGGAAGACCTCGGTCGCGAACTTCACCCGGCAGATATGGCAGGCGCTTGGGGCTAAGGCGATCAGCCTTGGCACCATGGGCGTGCAGGGCGATTATGAGGCCAAGCTGGCCCATACCACGCCGGAACCCGTCACGCTGCACCGTATTCTTGCGGCAGCGGCGGATGCCGGTGTCACGAATGTGGCGATGGAGGCCTCGTCCCACGGCTTGGATCAGCGGCGCCTGGATGGCGTGCGGGTCATGGCGAGTGCCTTTACCAATTTCAGCCAGGATCATCTGGATTACCACGCCGGGTTTGATGAGTATTTCGCCGCCAAGGCATTGCTGTTCAACCACATCCTTGATGCCGGTGACGCGGCAGTCATCAATGTCGATGGAGAGCGCGGGCGCCAAATGGCTGACATCGCGCGCGACCGTGAACTGAACCTGACGACAATCGGCACGGCAGAAGGCTGCGATTTCCGCATTCTGGGTCAGCGTTTTGACGCGACGGGTCAGCAGCTGCGCTTCAGTATTGCCGAGCAGACCCATCTCGTCCGGCTGAATCTGATCGGCGGTTTTCAGGCCGAGAATGTTCTGGCGGCGGCGGGACTGGCGATTGCTTCGGGCGATCACCCGGATGCCGTTATCGAGACGCTCCAGCATCTGGAAACGGTGCGTGGCCGGATGCAGCTTGTCGCGCAGCGTGAAAATGGCGCAGCGGTTTTCGTTGACTACGCGCATAAGCCGGGGGCGGTGATTGCCGCGCTCAAATCGCTGCGCCCGCATGTGATGGGCCGGATCGTCGTTGTCCTTGGTGCGGGGGGTGATCGTGACAAGGGCAAGCGTCCGCTCATGGGTCAGGCAGCGCGTGAACATGGTGACGTGGTCTTTGTCACCGACGACAATCCGAGAACCGAGGATCCTGCCGCAATCCGCGCAGAGGTCATGGCCGGGGTCGGCCCCGACGCCGTTGAGGTCGGCGACAGGGCCGAGGCAATCCTGCGCGGTGTCGACGCCTTGCAGCCCGGCGATGCCTTGCTGATTGCCGGGAAGGGCCATGAGACCGGGCAGATCGTGGGCAGCGATGTGTTTCCGTTTGACGATGCAGAACAGGCGTCGGTCGCGGTGGCGGCTCTGGACGGAAAAATCTGA
- a CDS encoding VOC family protein → MIVTANLPSRDFDATEAFYAPLGFVRSWRDTNWMILTQGETQIEFFPHPDLKPEESWFSACFRVDDLDALHETYGKLGLPGDGIPRLHPGIQRITDDLRMFAIVDRDGSLIRCLGP, encoded by the coding sequence ATGATCGTTACCGCCAACCTGCCCAGCCGCGATTTCGATGCGACCGAGGCGTTCTACGCGCCACTCGGCTTCGTGCGAAGCTGGCGCGACACCAACTGGATGATCCTGACACAGGGCGAAACCCAGATCGAGTTCTTCCCGCACCCTGACCTGAAGCCCGAGGAAAGCTGGTTCAGCGCATGTTTTCGCGTCGACGATCTGGATGCGCTGCATGAAACCTACGGCAAATTGGGATTGCCCGGCGACGGCATCCCGCGCCTGCATCCGGGCATCCAGCGGATCACGGACGATCTGCGTATGTTTGCCATCGTTGATCGTGATGGAAGCCTGATCCGTTGCTTGGGTCCCTAG
- the mraY gene encoding phospho-N-acetylmuramoyl-pentapeptide-transferase yields MLYWLYEITGGEGPFNLFRYITFRAGGAFFTALIFAFIFGRPLIDALRRVQKKGQPIRDDGPEGHFVKAGTPTMGGILILSALLVGTLLWARLGNAYVWIVLMVTYGYAAIGFADDYAKVSKHNTKGVPGRVRMALGLGLAMIAAVWTMFLHPDALSGRLAFPFFKDLLLNLSVIFVPFAMIVIVGAANAVNLTDGLDGLAIMPVMIAAATFAVISYAVGSATFADYLGVHRVPGTGELVVFVAALIGGGLGFLWYNAPPAAVFMGDTGSLALGGALGAMAVVTKHEIVLAIVGGLFVVEALSVIIQVLYFKRTGKRVFLMAPIHHHFEKKGWKESQIVIRFWIIALILALIGLSTLKLR; encoded by the coding sequence ATGCTTTATTGGCTGTACGAGATCACGGGCGGAGAAGGCCCGTTCAACCTGTTTCGCTATATCACCTTCCGTGCGGGCGGCGCGTTCTTCACCGCTCTGATCTTCGCCTTCATCTTCGGTCGCCCGCTGATCGACGCCTTGCGCCGCGTCCAGAAGAAGGGCCAGCCGATCCGCGATGACGGACCAGAGGGCCATTTCGTCAAGGCGGGCACCCCGACCATGGGCGGCATTCTTATCCTGTCGGCCTTGCTTGTCGGAACGCTGCTCTGGGCGCGGCTGGGCAACGCTTATGTCTGGATCGTGCTGATGGTAACATATGGCTATGCGGCGATCGGTTTTGCCGATGATTATGCCAAGGTGTCCAAGCATAATACGAAGGGTGTGCCGGGACGGGTTCGCATGGCGCTTGGGCTTGGGCTTGCGATGATTGCTGCGGTCTGGACGATGTTCCTTCACCCAGATGCGCTGTCCGGGCGGCTGGCTTTCCCGTTCTTCAAGGACCTTTTGCTGAATCTGTCCGTCATCTTCGTTCCCTTCGCAATGATCGTGATCGTTGGGGCAGCGAATGCCGTGAACCTGACTGACGGGCTGGACGGGCTGGCAATCATGCCGGTGATGATCGCGGCGGCGACCTTTGCCGTGATTTCCTATGCTGTCGGCAGCGCCACATTCGCCGATTATCTTGGCGTCCACCGGGTTCCCGGCACGGGCGAGCTGGTGGTGTTTGTTGCCGCGCTGATTGGCGGGGGGCTGGGCTTCTTATGGTACAACGCCCCACCCGCCGCCGTATTCATGGGCGACACGGGCTCTCTGGCGCTTGGCGGCGCACTGGGCGCGATGGCCGTGGTCACGAAGCACGAAATCGTTCTTGCGATCGTCGGCGGGCTGTTCGTGGTCGAGGCGCTGAGCGTCATTATTCAGGTGCTTTACTTCAAGCGCACCGGAAAACGTGTTTTCCTGATGGCCCCGATTCATCACCACTTCGAGAAGAAGGGATGGAAGGAAAGCCAGATCGTGATCCGGTTCTGGATCATCGCGCTTATCTTGGCCCTGATCGGGCTGTCGACACTGAAACTGCGCTAG
- a CDS encoding SH3 domain-containing protein has product MFKLIFLTLLAFVTILVVFGEGDGRRLEPAAEEVAASPEPTEQVVPSEATDAGVAVVDEPQVEQTPEQQPEFPGPELRPSPEYQGETPQENLAEAPTDTLYVTGNSVNFRAGPSTSNEVVGRLSRGQMVTAVGERSGDWVQIRDGDGRAGYMSAQFLSASRP; this is encoded by the coding sequence ATGTTCAAGCTGATCTTTCTGACGCTGCTGGCGTTTGTGACAATACTTGTCGTGTTCGGCGAGGGTGACGGCAGACGGCTGGAACCTGCGGCCGAAGAGGTTGCGGCGTCACCCGAACCGACAGAACAGGTTGTTCCGTCAGAGGCAACGGACGCCGGTGTTGCAGTCGTCGACGAACCGCAGGTCGAACAGACCCCGGAGCAACAGCCAGAGTTTCCGGGACCAGAACTGCGCCCCTCGCCCGAATATCAGGGCGAAACGCCGCAAGAAAACCTGGCAGAGGCACCGACCGATACGCTTTACGTCACCGGCAATTCGGTGAACTTCCGCGCGGGCCCGAGCACTTCGAATGAAGTCGTTGGCCGTTTGTCGCGCGGTCAGATGGTCACCGCCGTCGGAGAGCGCTCGGGCGATTGGGTTCAGATTCGCGACGGCGACGGGCGGGCCGGGTATATGTCCGCACAATTCCTTTCGGCAAGTCGCCCATAG
- the rsmH gene encoding 16S rRNA (cytosine(1402)-N(4))-methyltransferase RsmH, whose product MAAPANPKENPHIPVLIEPLIRAVEPVSGVWIDGTFGAGGYTRRLLKAGAEKVIAIDRDPTVFRMAAGWIDEYGDQLELREGTFSDMDSIAGGVVDGVVLDLGVSSMQLDQAERGFSFLREGPLDMRMGDDGPDAAGLLNSADEAEIADVLYHYGEERASRRIARAIVAARPLSTTAQLAEVIASQLPRPKPGQSHPATRSFQAVRIWVNDEFGQLAEGLAAAERALKPGGKLAVVSFHSLEDRVVKRFFQSRSATAGGGSRHAPAEIVDAPTFTQPYRRAIGADEGELAVNPRARSAFLRVGIRTDAPPRELDRDAIALPRLRQKGGAR is encoded by the coding sequence ATGGCCGCGCCCGCAAATCCCAAAGAAAATCCGCATATCCCGGTTCTCATCGAACCCTTGATTCGGGCTGTCGAACCTGTCTCTGGCGTCTGGATTGACGGCACCTTCGGTGCTGGCGGCTATACACGGCGCTTGCTGAAGGCCGGGGCGGAGAAGGTCATCGCCATCGATCGGGACCCAACTGTCTTCCGGATGGCGGCAGGCTGGATTGACGAATATGGCGATCAACTGGAGCTGCGCGAAGGCACATTCTCGGACATGGACAGCATCGCGGGCGGTGTGGTTGACGGCGTCGTTCTGGATCTGGGCGTAAGCTCCATGCAGCTGGATCAGGCGGAGCGCGGCTTTTCCTTTCTGCGCGAAGGGCCGCTGGATATGCGGATGGGAGATGACGGTCCCGACGCGGCGGGTCTGCTGAACAGTGCAGACGAGGCTGAGATTGCCGATGTTCTGTATCATTATGGCGAGGAACGCGCGTCGCGGCGTATTGCCAGGGCGATAGTGGCTGCACGGCCGCTAAGCACGACGGCGCAGCTGGCAGAGGTTATAGCGAGCCAGTTGCCGCGCCCGAAACCCGGCCAGAGCCACCCGGCAACGCGCAGCTTTCAGGCGGTTCGAATCTGGGTCAACGACGAATTCGGTCAGCTGGCAGAGGGGCTTGCGGCAGCCGAGAGGGCACTGAAACCCGGCGGCAAACTGGCCGTGGTCAGCTTTCATTCGCTGGAAGACCGCGTTGTGAAGCGCTTTTTCCAGTCTCGCTCTGCGACCGCAGGCGGCGGTTCGCGTCACGCGCCCGCAGAGATCGTCGATGCCCCGACGTTCACGCAGCCCTACCGTCGCGCAATTGGCGCTGACGAGGGTGAGTTGGCCGTCAATCCTCGCGCACGCAGCGCGTTCCTGCGGGTCGGCATTCGAACCGACGCCCCCCCGCGCGAACTTGACCGTGATGCCATTGCCTTGCCGCGCTTGCGGCAGAAGGGCGGTGCGCGATGA
- the mraZ gene encoding division/cell wall cluster transcriptional repressor MraZ — MARKFRGSEEVKVDGKGRMSIPARFRRIFEAGDPDWNPSERVRMIVVYGPDSWQKLEFYTVEAAEQIDEEIDRLPRGSQERLWLETLMNGLATEAEIDTDGRLVLPQKLRDKIGLDNEAFFTSKGDFIEVWNPESYSASSGSLEAFMSQFPDDFDPRSFLAKPAAPEGTEG, encoded by the coding sequence GTGGCGCGCAAGTTCAGAGGCTCGGAAGAGGTAAAAGTGGATGGCAAGGGTCGCATGTCGATCCCGGCCCGCTTTCGCCGTATTTTCGAAGCCGGCGATCCTGACTGGAACCCCTCTGAACGGGTCCGCATGATCGTGGTTTACGGCCCGGATAGCTGGCAGAAGCTGGAATTTTACACCGTCGAAGCGGCAGAGCAGATCGACGAGGAAATCGACCGTTTGCCGCGCGGTTCGCAGGAACGCCTGTGGCTGGAAACCCTGATGAATGGTTTGGCCACCGAGGCGGAGATTGACACGGATGGTCGTCTGGTCCTTCCACAGAAGCTGCGCGACAAGATCGGTCTTGATAACGAAGCTTTCTTTACCTCCAAGGGTGATTTTATCGAGGTCTGGAATCCTGAAAGCTATTCCGCCTCCAGTGGCTCTCTTGAAGCGTTCATGTCGCAATTCCCGGACGATTTCGATCCGCGCAGTTTCCTTGCCAAACCTGCTGCGCCTGAAGGGACGGAGGGCTGA
- the murD gene encoding UDP-N-acetylmuramoyl-L-alanine--D-glutamate ligase, whose protein sequence is MIPVQGVSGQTIAVLGLGRSGKATATALQAGGAQVVVWDDGQEARAQAEADGLEVRDLTRDDAWTGIATLVTSPGIAHLYPAPNPVIAKAMELGIPVDNDIGLFFRSFATRDWDSFDTMPRVITVTGSNGKSTTTALIHHILKSVGRPTQMGGNIGTGVLSLEPAHDGEVVVIELSSYQTDLARALTPDVAVFTNLSPDHLDRHGGPGGYFAAKRRLFAEGGPDRCVIGVDEVEGQYLANQMAQGPADDRVIRVSSGKKLDGFGWAVYAKKGFLSEYRKGRQVASIDLRDIGGLPGAHNHQNACAAYAACRSVGVAPREIEAAFYSFAGLPHRSQTVREKDGVRYVNDSKATNIDAAEQALQAFKRIRWIAGGLGKDGGITALQPYLGEVVKAYLIGHSARDFALQLGDTPHEVVETMEAAVARAAAEAQPGETVLLAPAAASFDQYPNFEKRGEHFVRLVNEI, encoded by the coding sequence ATGATCCCGGTCCAAGGTGTTTCTGGTCAGACCATCGCCGTTCTGGGCCTGGGTCGGTCCGGCAAAGCGACCGCCACTGCACTGCAGGCTGGCGGAGCGCAGGTTGTCGTCTGGGATGATGGGCAAGAAGCCCGCGCGCAGGCAGAGGCCGATGGGCTGGAAGTGCGCGACCTGACCCGCGATGACGCCTGGACCGGCATTGCCACACTTGTGACTTCTCCCGGTATTGCGCATCTGTATCCCGCGCCCAACCCTGTGATCGCAAAAGCGATGGAACTTGGTATCCCGGTCGACAACGATATCGGCCTGTTCTTCCGCAGCTTCGCGACCCGCGACTGGGACAGCTTCGATACGATGCCGCGCGTCATCACCGTGACTGGTTCTAACGGCAAATCCACGACAACGGCGCTGATCCACCACATCCTGAAATCGGTTGGCAGACCCACACAGATGGGCGGCAATATCGGGACCGGCGTGCTGTCGCTTGAACCGGCGCATGACGGCGAGGTCGTGGTGATCGAACTATCCAGCTATCAGACCGATCTGGCCCGAGCGCTGACGCCGGATGTTGCCGTCTTCACCAACCTCTCGCCGGACCATCTTGACCGGCATGGCGGTCCGGGTGGTTATTTCGCGGCAAAGCGGCGGCTGTTCGCGGAAGGTGGTCCTGATCGCTGTGTTATCGGCGTTGATGAAGTCGAGGGGCAGTATCTTGCCAACCAGATGGCTCAGGGTCCGGCCGATGACCGTGTGATCCGGGTGTCCTCCGGCAAGAAGCTGGACGGGTTTGGTTGGGCCGTTTACGCGAAAAAGGGCTTTCTCAGCGAATACAGGAAGGGTCGGCAGGTCGCGTCAATCGATCTGCGTGACATTGGCGGTCTGCCCGGCGCCCATAACCACCAGAACGCGTGCGCTGCTTATGCGGCCTGTCGTTCGGTCGGCGTCGCACCGAGAGAAATCGAGGCTGCCTTTTACAGCTTCGCCGGGCTTCCGCATCGCAGCCAGACTGTGCGCGAAAAGGACGGGGTGCGCTATGTCAACGATTCCAAAGCGACCAATATCGACGCGGCAGAGCAGGCGCTGCAAGCGTTCAAGCGCATTCGCTGGATCGCAGGTGGGCTTGGCAAAGATGGTGGCATAACCGCGCTGCAACCTTATTTGGGCGAGGTCGTAAAGGCCTATCTGATCGGCCATTCGGCGCGCGATTTTGCCCTGCAACTGGGCGACACCCCGCATGAAGTGGTCGAAACGATGGAAGCGGCTGTCGCCAGAGCTGCCGCCGAAGCTCAGCCGGGCGAGACTGTGTTGCTGGCCCCCGCTGCCGCAAGCTTCGATCAGTATCCGAATTTCGAGAAACGTGGAGAGCACTTTGTCCGGCTGGTCAACGAGATCTGA
- a CDS encoding UDP-N-acetylmuramoyl-tripeptide--D-alanyl-D-alanine ligase gives MVLWTSQDAAAATGGQVTADWQANGVSIDTRTIQPGDLFVALKDVRDGHDFVAQALEKGAAAALVSRVPDGVAADAPLLIVDDVLKGLDALGRAGRARMGGKVIGVTGSVGKTSTKEMLRAALASQGRVHAAEASYNNHWGVPLTLARMPADSDFAIIEIGMSNPGEIAPLAKMARPHAALITTIAAAHIGAFGHVDGIAHEKAAIFQGLVPAGAAIIPTDLSTTPILREAADEAGAPILCFGEDGEARLISSTPEGESLKVRAALSGKPINFVLHSVGPHFAQNAIGVLATVSAIGGDVVEAAKGLGDWLPPKGRGAVEQLGSIRLIDDAFNANPDSMRAGLGTLARLPGGRRVAVLGDMLELGPDEAKQHSDLASDPVMASVDLVHAAGPLMRHFYEALPQSKRGLWSESADGLVERLDEMLQDGDTVLIKGSKSSYISRVVEALRKAGDTAKGTGT, from the coding sequence ATGGTTCTTTGGACTTCACAGGATGCGGCAGCTGCAACCGGCGGGCAGGTCACGGCGGATTGGCAGGCGAATGGTGTCAGCATTGACACCCGGACGATTCAGCCCGGCGATTTGTTTGTCGCGCTGAAGGATGTTCGCGACGGTCACGATTTTGTCGCGCAGGCACTGGAAAAAGGCGCGGCTGCGGCACTTGTCAGCCGGGTTCCGGATGGGGTGGCGGCGGATGCACCGCTGCTGATCGTCGATGACGTGCTTAAAGGGCTGGACGCGCTCGGCCGCGCAGGGCGTGCGCGCATGGGCGGCAAGGTGATCGGTGTCACCGGCTCTGTCGGCAAGACCTCGACCAAGGAAATGCTGCGTGCGGCATTGGCTTCGCAGGGCAGGGTTCACGCGGCAGAGGCATCCTATAACAATCACTGGGGCGTGCCGCTGACATTGGCGCGTATGCCCGCGGACAGCGACTTTGCGATCATCGAAATCGGCATGAGCAATCCTGGCGAAATAGCGCCACTTGCCAAGATGGCGCGTCCGCACGCGGCGCTGATCACGACAATCGCTGCCGCCCATATTGGCGCATTCGGTCATGTTGACGGGATTGCACATGAAAAGGCGGCGATCTTTCAGGGGCTGGTGCCGGCGGGGGCCGCGATCATCCCCACCGATCTGTCAACGACGCCGATCCTGCGCGAAGCGGCGGATGAGGCAGGCGCACCGATCCTCTGCTTCGGTGAAGATGGAGAGGCGCGGCTGATTTCTTCGACGCCGGAAGGTGAAAGCCTGAAGGTTCGCGCGGCGCTTTCGGGTAAGCCGATAAACTTCGTCCTGCACTCTGTCGGGCCGCATTTTGCGCAGAATGCGATCGGTGTTCTGGCGACGGTCAGTGCGATTGGGGGCGACGTTGTCGAAGCCGCGAAAGGGCTGGGCGACTGGCTGCCACCCAAGGGGCGCGGCGCCGTCGAACAACTGGGGTCGATCAGGCTGATCGACGACGCATTCAACGCCAACCCCGATTCCATGCGTGCGGGCTTGGGCACGCTGGCACGGCTTCCGGGTGGGCGTCGCGTGGCGGTGCTTGGCGATATGCTGGAGCTCGGGCCGGATGAGGCGAAGCAGCACAGCGACCTTGCCAGCGATCCGGTCATGGCATCGGTCGATCTTGTTCACGCCGCCGGTCCCCTGATGCGCCATTTTTACGAAGCTTTGCCACAATCCAAGCGTGGGCTGTGGTCAGAATCCGCCGATGGACTGGTCGAACGGCTGGACGAAATGTTGCAAGACGGCGATACGGTGCTGATCAAGGGCTCCAAAAGCTCATATATCAGCCGCGTCGTCGAGGCGCTGCGCAAGGCCGGGGACACGGCCAAAGGAACGGGGACGTAG
- the ftsL gene encoding cell division protein FtsL: MKSILYLLVAMVVMGLAFWAYRENYRTQDALNEMEAVQREIAGLREQLVVLRAEWAYLNRPARLRELVRLNADKLQLDPITSDQFIETSKIDYPPPPVKHPPRRPENFVPPTGGAITDDDPTPSEQEAQ; this comes from the coding sequence ATGAAGTCTATCCTCTACTTGCTGGTGGCAATGGTGGTCATGGGGCTGGCCTTCTGGGCCTATCGCGAAAATTACCGCACGCAGGACGCGCTGAACGAGATGGAGGCGGTCCAGCGTGAGATTGCCGGTTTGCGCGAACAACTGGTCGTGCTGCGGGCGGAATGGGCCTATCTGAATCGGCCTGCGCGTCTGCGCGAACTTGTGCGGCTGAACGCCGATAAGCTCCAACTCGACCCGATCACCTCGGACCAGTTTATCGAAACCAGCAAAATTGATTATCCCCCGCCGCCGGTGAAGCACCCGCCGCGCCGGCCCGAGAATTTCGTTCCGCCCACCGGGGGCGCCATTACCGACGATGATCCGACCCCGTCCGAACAGGAGGCCCAGTGA
- a CDS encoding peptidoglycan D,D-transpeptidase FtsI family protein: MIRKPLRPLARILRARETGQDPDEIEAANRAERHAQIQDRARKRAEGRLVFMALGFLAAFSVVGFRMGALAASDPAEPRAQATGAQIISQRADITDRRGRVLATNMLTYSLYAQPNQMVDGRGAADALARIFPDLDRERLVKDFTDPKRKFLWVKKKLSPEQMQAVHDIGEPGLLFGPREMRLYPNGRIASHILGGSAFGVEGVNSAEVIGTAGVEKAFDGWLRNPANEGAPLTLSIDLTAQSAMEEVLSSGMRRMNAKGAAGVLMEIETGEIVAMASLPDFDPNDRPRPALKGDPSDSPLFNRVVQGQYELGSTFKIFPVAQAMDLKLVNPNTHINSNSPMKIGKYNINDYHNYGPSLSVSDIIVKSSNVGTVRIAQMIGVERQKDFLEQLGFFEPTNVEMVEAPTGKPIVPPRWPAVTAATVSFGHGLAASPLHLASAYATLANDGRKVTPTLVHGKKRAVGERVISSDAAKLSVNLLRQVVVRGTAKSGNVEGYEVAGKTGTADKPRPGGGYYDNKVVANFASVFPYEDPKYVLVVTLDEPTGQLGGGESRVAGATAVPVAADVIRRLAPILGLRPVGTTDLPDIEAPPKNKVKVAANH; this comes from the coding sequence ATGATCCGTAAACCTTTGCGTCCATTGGCCCGCATTCTTCGCGCCAGAGAAACCGGTCAGGACCCCGATGAGATCGAGGCCGCAAACCGGGCAGAGCGACACGCGCAAATTCAGGACCGGGCGCGAAAGCGGGCCGAGGGTCGGCTGGTGTTCATGGCCCTTGGTTTTCTTGCGGCCTTTTCCGTCGTGGGGTTCCGAATGGGCGCCTTGGCGGCATCTGATCCGGCAGAGCCGCGCGCGCAGGCGACGGGTGCCCAGATCATCAGCCAACGCGCCGATATTACGGATCGCCGGGGACGGGTTCTGGCAACGAATATGCTGACCTATAGCCTGTATGCACAGCCTAACCAGATGGTTGATGGGCGCGGTGCTGCCGACGCGCTCGCACGGATCTTCCCGGACCTGGACCGCGAACGGCTGGTCAAGGACTTCACAGACCCAAAGCGCAAGTTTCTGTGGGTGAAGAAAAAGCTCAGCCCAGAGCAGATGCAGGCGGTTCACGATATTGGCGAACCGGGGCTGCTGTTTGGGCCGCGTGAAATGCGGCTATACCCGAATGGGCGCATTGCCAGCCATATTCTTGGCGGGTCCGCTTTCGGTGTCGAGGGCGTGAACAGTGCTGAAGTGATCGGCACGGCGGGCGTAGAAAAGGCCTTTGACGGATGGTTGCGCAACCCCGCGAATGAAGGTGCGCCGCTGACCCTTTCGATTGATCTGACGGCACAATCCGCGATGGAGGAGGTCCTGTCCTCTGGTATGCGCCGGATGAATGCGAAGGGTGCGGCCGGGGTGCTGATGGAAATCGAGACCGGCGAGATCGTGGCGATGGCCAGCCTTCCGGATTTTGATCCGAATGATCGTCCTCGTCCCGCACTGAAGGGCGATCCGTCGGACAGCCCGCTGTTCAACCGGGTGGTGCAAGGCCAGTATGAACTTGGCTCGACCTTCAAGATCTTCCCGGTTGCGCAGGCGATGGACCTGAAACTGGTCAATCCGAATACGCATATCAACTCCAACAGTCCGATGAAGATCGGCAAATACAATATCAATGACTATCACAACTACGGACCCAGCCTGTCTGTGTCGGATATCATTGTGAAGTCGTCCAATGTCGGAACGGTTCGGATTGCGCAGATGATCGGGGTGGAGCGGCAGAAGGATTTTCTTGAACAGCTTGGCTTCTTCGAGCCGACAAACGTCGAGATGGTCGAGGCGCCGACGGGCAAACCTATCGTTCCGCCGCGTTGGCCTGCGGTGACGGCGGCGACGGTCAGCTTTGGCCACGGCCTTGCGGCCAGCCCGCTGCATCTTGCCTCGGCCTATGCGACGCTGGCCAATGACGGGCGCAAGGTCACGCCGACGCTGGTTCACGGCAAGAAACGCGCCGTGGGGGAGCGCGTGATTTCATCGGATGCAGCAAAGCTTTCGGTGAACCTGCTGCGTCAGGTCGTTGTGCGCGGGACTGCAAAATCGGGCAATGTCGAGGGCTATGAGGTGGCGGGCAAAACCGGCACTGCCGACAAGCCCCGGCCCGGCGGCGGCTACTATGACAATAAGGTGGTGGCGAATTTTGCATCGGTCTTTCCCTATGAAGACCCGAAATACGTGCTCGTCGTGACCTTGGACGAACCAACCGGCCAGCTTGGCGGTGGTGAAAGCCGCGTTGCTGGCGCAACAGCCGTGCCGGTTGCGGCGGATGTCATCAGAAGGCTTGCGCCGATCCTTGGATTGCGCCCTGTCGGCACGACCGATCTGCCTGACATTGAAGCGCCGCCGAAAAACAAGGTAAAGGTCGCCGCGAATCACTGA